The Aliiroseovarius pelagivivens DNA segment CACACGCAGATCACCAAATCCGGCATCCCGCGCAAGACCGCGCTCGCGGATGGTGGCTTGCCGCATCGACAGCACCATATCGGCTTGCTGGCTCAGAAGATCCGCAAAGCCTTCGGAACTGGTGGTCAGCTTGATGGTAAAGCGTGCGACCTCTTGCCCAGTGCCGCCTTCCAGAAGGGTATAGAGCGTCCCAACCCCCTGAACTTCTTCGCGTTTCAGGGCATAGCCATTGCGCAAGGCAAAACCTTCGACCAGCGCGGGGAACAAGACCGCGCCCATATTGTGCGCGCCCGAGATTGTTAGCTCTGCCACAAACGGGCCAAGGCTTGGGCAGCCCGGTCCTTCACAGCTTACGCCCGAACTGTCGACGGTCAGAATGCCGAATTCGGTATCCACGCGGTAAAACTCGCCATCGAACGTCAGAAGATGACCAGTCAGTTCGATGGATCCATCACGAGAGGTCAACGTGACATCCTGCGCCTGGGCCGCAAAACTGCCAATCAGCGAGATCGCACAGACTGCACCAAGCAGGCGCGCAAGGATATCCTGAAGAATTCGAGTCACAGGGGGACCATAGGGTTTTCCACGCTCAGCGCCAGAGCTTCCAGCTTGGATGAAGGATTTTCCAGACGCGGGCGTGGCAATCCTTCAACGTCAATCGCTAGCGGGGCGGCAGCGACAAAACTGCATCCACAATGTCAGGTGCGATCAGTTTCGCCCCGGCGGGACTAAGATGATCGTCGTCAAGATAGAGGATGCTTTCCGGTTCCGAGTTCATGCACCGCGACGACGTAGCATCGCAAAACCTTGCATGGATCGGCGCAACCGCAACATGCTTCGATTGGTCCTCAAGCATGGAGAACATCTTCGCCAGAAGCTTCGTGCGCTCGACATAGACGGAATAGGGCGTTGTTAGGGTCTGATCAGCGCGCCCTTCGAAATACATGCGCTTCGCGATCAGCTCGGGCACGTTCCAACCGGCTTCGGGAATGGGGTCGACCAAAACCAGATTGAAGCGCTTACTCAACTCTTCAAGCTTGGTCCGCAGAAGATCAATCTGCGGCATCTGAGATGCGGCCAGCGGATCGGCCATCTGATCCCGCACATCCATGCGGATCCCATGTTCGACGCCACCTTCGCCATTGCTAAATCGCGTGCCGTACAAATAGGCCGGGAACCGCGCGGTCAAAACCAGCGTATCAATGCCGATATCATTTGCATGAGTCAGGATGGCCTCAACGAATTCGGAACATTCATGGGCGGTGGATTTATGCACGCGCTCCATATCCAGCAGGGGGATGCATCCGCCATATGACCCGACATATACATCTCGCCCGCTTGCATTCAGGGCCGCAACCACCGGTCCGGAAATCGCCGCGACATGACTGTCCCCCAGCAAAAGGACAGAGCCCGACGCGGCCGGCGTGGTGAAGTGACAGTCCGGCTTCGGCACGTGCCATGGCTTCTTCTCGTCAAAATGGCAGGTTCGGTCGATCTGGTCGGTATTTAGTTTCAGAACCGCGCGCGCTTTGGGTGAGAACCGGTCAGGAAGGCCCTTGTTCACATGGCCCAAAACGCCGATTCCAGCGATCAAAACCAGTCCCGCAATGCTGGTTGCAAAGACACCGGACTGCGTTTTCAACCGCGTGCTCGGTCCCGCGCGGAAAGGCTGTTCCACATAGCGCCAACTGAACGCGGCAAGGATCAGGGACAGTGCTGCCAGACCCAGCATCAAGCCAAGGCTGGGTTCGGTCAGGCTGCGAATGCGTGCGAATGCAAAAAGGGGTTGGTGCCAAAGATAGGCGCTGTAGCTGATCAGCCCGATCCCCACGATGGGTTTAGCGGATAACAGGGCAGCAACCCGCGTGCCTTGCTGTCCGAACAGGATGATCAACAACACACCGGTAACCGGCAACAGGGTATAGAGACTGGGGAACGGGGTCGTATCGTCAAACAGAAAGACTGACAGCGCGATGGCAAGAATACCAAGCGCGGCGGCGGCATCATTGCCGGGCAGGGCGCGACGCTGCAGGGCGAAGGCGCAGAAGGACCCGGCCAAAAGCTCCCACACGCGGCCGGGCGCCAGAAAGAAATTTGCAGCAGGGTGGTCGCGCCAGCCCCATTCAGCCAAGCCAAGACTGACCAGTGCCATCAGCGCTAGGATCCAGATCACAGCACGCCGGCCCAGCTTCCACAGCACGAACAGCAAGACGGGAAAGACCACATAGAACTGCTCTTCAATCGCCAAACTCCAGGTATGGAGCAGCGGTTTCAGATCTGCCCCGGCCTCGAAATAGCCGCTTTCCATCCAGAACAGGAAATTCGAGGAAAACAGGCTGACGGCCACAACGCTTTGGGAATAGTCGCGCAATTGCGCGGGAAGCATCCACAAGACCGCAAACGGAATGGTGCAGAGCACCACGAAGAACAGCGCGGGTAAGATGCGGCGTGCACGACGTTCATAGAATTTAAGAAGGCTGAAGCGGCCACGCTCGATGTCTTCGATCAGGATCGAGGTGATCAGATATCCACTGATCACAAAAAAGACGTCGACCCCGACAAATCCACCCTCAAACAGGCCAATGCCCGCGTGAAAGAATATGACGGGCAAAACTGCAACCGCCCGCAAGCCATCAATCTCTGGCCGATAGATCATAAACCAACAATATCCTGTCAAATACCGCTTTACGATAGGTTAGCTATCGGCAGTCCTGCAAGATATTGTTGTCGTCAGGGGATGTCGCGCCACACAGCGACGCGACGCCGTTTAGGCCAGCCTGCCGTGGCAGTGCTTGAACTTCTTGCCAGACCCACAAGGGCAGGGGTCGTTGCGCGACGGTTTACCCCAAGTGGTGGGGTCGCTTTCGTCAAAGCCTTCCGCGGCGTTCTCGGACACCTCGGCGGCTTGTGCCAACGCCTGCTGCTGTTGAAGCATTTGCTGCATCATGGCCTGCTGCTCTTCTTCCGACATCGGACGGATCTGAGACAGTTTCTTAGTCACGTCAGACCGCAGACCATCCAGCAGACTTTCAAACAGCTGGAAGGCTTCCGTCTTGTATTCGTTCAACGGATCGCGCTGCGCATAGCCACGGAACCCAACAACCGAGCGCAGGTGATCCAGCGTCAGCAGGTGTTCACGCCACTTCGAGTCGATCGTTTGCAGGATCAACTGCTTTTCGATCGAGCGCATGGTCTCGGGTCCGAAATCAACGGCTTTCTTGGCCATGAACGCATCCGAGGCATCATACAGGCGTTCGCGGATCAGATCGTCATCCACACCTTCCTCGGCGGCCCAATCTACGATGGGCTCTTCAAAGCCAAGATCCTCGATCACAGCGGCCTGAAGACCATGGGTGTCCCATTGATCCGCATAGGTTTTCGGCGGCATATACTGATCGACCAGATCGTCGATCACCTGATGGCGCATGTCGCCAGCAATCTCGGACAGATCTTCGGCTTCCATAATCTCCAGACGCTGACCAAAGATCGCTTTACGCTGATCGTTCATCACGTCATCGAATTTCAGAAGCTGCTTACGAATGTCAAAGTTGCGGCCTTCGACTTTTGCCTGCGCACGCTCTAGCGATTTGTTCACCCACGGGTGCACGATGGCTTCGCCTTCCTGCATGCCAAGTGTCGACAGCACTTTTTCCAACCGTTCCGAGCCGAAAATGCGCATCAAATCGTCTTCCAGCGACAGGAAGAAGGCCGAGCGACCGGGGTCGCCCTGACGGCCAGAACGGCCGCGCAGCTGGTTGTCGATCCGGCGGCTTTCGTGGCGTTCGGTAGCCAGAACAAACAGACCGCCTGCATCTTTCACGGCTTGCTCGTCGGCTTCGTGTTCGGCCTCGATCTTGGCGCGGATGTCATCAGGGTGCGCGTCGGGGTTGGCGGCGATGGCTTCCATCACCTTGAACTCGACATTGCCGCCCAGCTTAATATCGGTACCACGACCAGCCATGTTGGTGGCGATGGTCACTGCGCCCAGCTTGCCGGCATCTGCAACGATCTGCGCCTCGCGTTCGTGCTGGCGGGCGTTCAAGACGTCATGTTTGATCTTGGCTTTGGTCAACAGCTGCGACAGCTCTTCCGACTTCTCGATCGAAGTCGTACCGACCAGAATAGGTTGGCCCTTCTCGTTTGACTCGCGGATTTCTTTGACGATGGCTTCGCTTTTCTCGCGCTGGGTGCGGTAGACGGCGTCATGGTCGTCAATCCGGGCGATGGGGCGGTTGGTGGGCACTTCGACCACGCCAAGGCCATAGATCTCGGCAAATTCTTCGGCTTCAGTCAGCGCTGTACCGGTCATGCCGCCCAGCGTGTTGTACAGGCGGAAATAGTTCTGGAACGTAACTGACGCCAAGGTGACGTTCTCTGGCTGCGTCTTGCAGCCTTCCTTGGCTTCAATCGCCTGATGCAGACCTTCCGACAGACGGCGACCCGCCATCATACGGCCAGTGAATTCATCAATCAGCACCACTTCACCATCGCGAACGATATAGTCCTTGTCGCGTGTGAACAGCTTATGCGCCCGCATACCTTGGTTCATGTGGTGCACGATGGTGGTGCTTTCTGGGTCATAAAGCGACTGACCTTCCGGCAGCAAACCACGGGCGTGCAGAAGCTCTTCCAGGAACTCGTTGCCTTCCTCGGTGAAGGTGGCGCCGCGGGCCTTTTCGTCGATGGTGTAGTGCTCTTCCGTCAGCTCGGGGATCAGCGCATCCACGGTGACATAAAGCTCCGAGCGATCTTCGGACGGACCCGAGATGATCAGCGGAGTCCGCGCCTCGTCGATCAGGATCGAGTCGACCTCGTCCACGATCGCGAAGTTATGGCCACGCTGGGACATGTCCTTCAGCTCGGACTTCATGTTGTCGCGCAGGTAATCAAACCCAAGTTCGTTGTTGGTGGCATAGGTGACGTCGCAGGCATAGGCCTCACGCTTTTCGTCATCGGCCTGGTGGGGATAAACGACACCGGTCGTCATGCCCAAAGCGCCATAAACCTTGCCCATCCATTCCGCGTCACGCTTGGCCAGATAGTCGTTCACGGTGACGATATGCACGCCCTTGCCGGACAGCGCGTTCAGATAGGCTGGGAAGGTCGCCACAAGGGTCTTACCCTCGCCGGTTTTCATTTCGGCAATGTTGCCTTGGTGCAGGAAAATCCCGCCCATCAGCTGCGTGTCAAAGGCCCGCAGACCCAAAGCGCGCTTGGCGGCTTCGCGACAGTTGGCAAATGCCTCGGGCAGAATGGCGTCCAGCTTCTCGCCGCCGGCCACTCGGCTTTTCAATTCTTCGGTCTTGGCGACGATGCCGTCATCCGTCAGGCCGGCGAATTCGTCCTCAAGCGCGTTAATCTTTTCGACGATGGGTCTCGTGGCTTTGATCAAGCGATCATTCGGGGTGCCAAAGACTGCGCGCGCGATTTTTCCAAGCATGTTTTTTGTGCCTCAATGCGGTTTAACGCTGGTTTGACCAGAGGAAACTTGCCCGTCCTGATCCAGCCACCTATCTAAGTGCTCAAGAACCCACGCTCTCAAGCCCCTAGCGATGTAAGCGTCGGGTGTAAAACTGTCAATGTTGCCGGGGAAACCGGCCTGTTTTGAAGGATATTTTTATGATTTATCGCCACGCGGCGGCCTTTGGCTTTGCCCTCTCGCTGACTTTGGGTGCTCCGGCATTCGCGCAGGAAACCGCGACCGACGACGCCATGCCCAAGGTCGAGGTTCAGGCAGACACCGTTTTGGCGACTGTGAACGGAGAACAAATTACCGTTGCGCATGTCATCGCCGCCCGTCAGGGCTTGGCGCAACAGTTTCAGCAATTGCCCGATGACGTTCTGTTTCCGGGTCTGGTCGAGCAGCTGATCCAGCAAACCGTTCTGGGTCAGGCCGTTGATGAGGTCAGCCGCCGGAACGCAGTCATTCTGGAAAACACCCGCCGCGAAATGGCCGCCGCTGAAAAGGTCGACGATATCGTCGCGGATGCGGTAACGGACGAAGCCCTGCAAGCTGCCTATGACGCACAATATGCAGATGCGGAACCGTCGAAAGAGTTCAGCGCAGCGCATATTCTGGTGGCCACCGAAGATGAAGCGAAAGACCTGATCACCAAACTGGAAGGCGGCGCGGACTTTGCCGAGCTGGCGAAAGAGTTTTCGACCGGTCCTTCTGGTCCTGGCGGCGGCGATCTTGGCTGGTTTGGTCCCGGTATGATGGTGAAGCCATTTGAAGACGCCGTTTTCGCGCTTGAGACAGGTGCCGTTTCCGCCCCTGTGCAGACCCAATTCGGTTGGCACGTGGTCAAGCTGAACGACACCCGCATGGTCGGCGCCCCAGAACTGGACGACGTGCGCGCCGAATTGGCCACTCAGATCGAGAATGATGCGGTCGATACAGCCCTGCAGGCGCTTCTGGACGGCGCAACAATTGAACGCACCGAGCTGGAGGGGATCGACCCTGCTGTCTCGCGTGATATGACACTTCTGGACAACTGACCTCAGGGGACAAAGATGGGCAAGACGGCGAAGATCAAAAAGCTGAAAAAGAAGGTATCCAAGCTGAAGGCCAAGCTGGCTGCGGCGCAGGACCACACGCATAAGGTTTCGCCGCTTGCGCCTGCAAGCTTTCCCGACCTTCCCGTGATTGCCGGGGCGCGGTTCTCGGCGGTTAAGGCGGGTGTGAAGTACAAAGATCGGCTGGATGTGATGCTGGCCGAGCTTCAGGCGGGCAGCACTGTGGCTGGTGTGTTCACCAAGTCCGCCACGCGGTCTGCGCCCGTTCTGGATTGTCAGGCAAAACTGGGCGGTGCCTCGGACAAGGGCGCGGCATTCCTGGTCAACGCCGGCAACTCGAACGCCTTCACAGGCGCCACCGGAGACGGATCGGTAGCCGCCATTACCTCGGCGGTTGCGGGTGCGCTGGATGTGCCGCAGGATCGTGTTTTCACCGCCTCGACTGGTGTGATTGGCGAACCACTGCCCCATGATCGCATCACCGCCAAGATCGACGAGCTGAAGGGCCTTTTGGTCCCCGATGCGATGCAGGACGCCGCACAGGCGATCCGAACCACCGACACCTTCCCTAAAGGCGCAAAGGCCGAGGTCAAGATCGGCGACCGGATCGTGCATATCGCAGGGTTTGCCAAGGGCTCGGGCATGATTGCCCCGGATATGGCGACGATGCTGGTGTTCATCTTCACTGATGCAAAAATCGCCCAGGAAGACTTGCAGGCCATGCTGTCCGACCTGAACGAAGACAGCTTCAACGCCATCACCGTTGACAGCGATACCTCGACCTCGGACACGCTGCTTCTGGCGGCGACGGGTGCCTCGGGTGTTGACGTCGATCAGAACAACACTGCCTTCCGGACGGCCTTGAACGACGTGATGCTGGATCTGGCCCATCAGGTCGTGCGCGACGGCGAGGGCGCCACGAAGTTTGTCGAGGTCCGCGTGACCGGTGCGAAATCCGATGCGGAGGCGAAAATTCATGCGCTTTCAATCGCCAACTCACCCTTGGTGAAAACCGCAGTTGCGGGTGAGGATCCCAATTGGGGTCGCGTCGTCATGGCGATCGGCAAGTCCGGCGCCTATGCTGATCGCGATCTTCTAACGATCCGGTTCGGAGATATTCTGGTTGCGGAAAAAGGTTGGGTTTCGCCCGATTATCAGGAAGAGGCTGGCGCGACCTACATGAAGCAGGACGATCTGCTGATCGACGTGGATCTTGGCGTCGGTGACGGCCAAGCAACCGTCTGGACCTGCGACCTGACCCACGCCTACATCCAGATCAACGCGGATTATCGCTCGTGAAAACTATCCTTGTTTCCGCCGTCGCGCTGATTGACCCGGACGGGCGTGTCCTGCTGGCGCAACGCCCCGAGGGCAAATCCATGGCGGGACTGTGGGAGTTTCCGGGCGGCAAGATCGAGCCCGGCGAAACCCCTGAGGCAGCCTTGGTGCGCGAATTGCACGAAGAGCTGGGCATCGACACTTGGTCGTCTTGCCTTGCGCCCCTGTCCTTCGCAAGCCACAGCTATGATGACTTTCATCTGCTGATGCCGCTGTTTGCCTGTCGAAAGTGGAACGGAACACCGACCCCGCGCGAAGGGCAGGTGCTGAAATGGGCGCGCGTGAACCAATTGCGCGACTTTCCGATGCCGCCTGCCGACGTGCCGCTGATCCCGATCCTGCGAGACCTCCTGTAAAGCGCGGAAAGTTTACCCGTGGTTTACCCCAGACATGATATCCTGAACGTGTTCAGAATCCTTATTTTGGAGGAATCTCATGCTCAGAACCATCATGATCGGCAACTACAGCATGGTGCAGGGCAGATACGTTAAGACGCTCTCGGATGGACGTATCGTTGTCCGCGTCGGGCACCGTCTTCATATCGGATGGCCTGTGACTGGCGATATGGCTGCCTGAACCGCCACACTTCTTCCAATAAAAAAGGGGACGAAAAATCGTCCCCTTTTGTAATTTTATCAGGCAGTTAGCGCCTTAGTCCAGCGAACGCTCAACTTCTTCACGTTCGAA contains these protein-coding regions:
- a CDS encoding acyltransferase family protein: MIYRPEIDGLRAVAVLPVIFFHAGIGLFEGGFVGVDVFFVISGYLITSILIEDIERGRFSLLKFYERRARRILPALFFVVLCTIPFAVLWMLPAQLRDYSQSVVAVSLFSSNFLFWMESGYFEAGADLKPLLHTWSLAIEEQFYVVFPVLLFVLWKLGRRAVIWILALMALVSLGLAEWGWRDHPAANFFLAPGRVWELLAGSFCAFALQRRALPGNDAAAALGILAIALSVFLFDDTTPFPSLYTLLPVTGVLLIILFGQQGTRVAALLSAKPIVGIGLISYSAYLWHQPLFAFARIRSLTEPSLGLMLGLAALSLILAAFSWRYVEQPFRAGPSTRLKTQSGVFATSIAGLVLIAGIGVLGHVNKGLPDRFSPKARAVLKLNTDQIDRTCHFDEKKPWHVPKPDCHFTTPAASGSVLLLGDSHVAAISGPVVAALNASGRDVYVGSYGGCIPLLDMERVHKSTAHECSEFVEAILTHANDIGIDTLVLTARFPAYLYGTRFSNGEGGVEHGIRMDVRDQMADPLAASQMPQIDLLRTKLEELSKRFNLVLVDPIPEAGWNVPELIAKRMYFEGRADQTLTTPYSVYVERTKLLAKMFSMLEDQSKHVAVAPIHARFCDATSSRCMNSEPESILYLDDDHLSPAGAKLIAPDIVDAVLSLPPR
- the secA gene encoding preprotein translocase subunit SecA; its protein translation is MLGKIARAVFGTPNDRLIKATRPIVEKINALEDEFAGLTDDGIVAKTEELKSRVAGGEKLDAILPEAFANCREAAKRALGLRAFDTQLMGGIFLHQGNIAEMKTGEGKTLVATFPAYLNALSGKGVHIVTVNDYLAKRDAEWMGKVYGALGMTTGVVYPHQADDEKREAYACDVTYATNNELGFDYLRDNMKSELKDMSQRGHNFAIVDEVDSILIDEARTPLIISGPSEDRSELYVTVDALIPELTEEHYTIDEKARGATFTEEGNEFLEELLHARGLLPEGQSLYDPESTTIVHHMNQGMRAHKLFTRDKDYIVRDGEVVLIDEFTGRMMAGRRLSEGLHQAIEAKEGCKTQPENVTLASVTFQNYFRLYNTLGGMTGTALTEAEEFAEIYGLGVVEVPTNRPIARIDDHDAVYRTQREKSEAIVKEIRESNEKGQPILVGTTSIEKSEELSQLLTKAKIKHDVLNARQHEREAQIVADAGKLGAVTIATNMAGRGTDIKLGGNVEFKVMEAIAANPDAHPDDIRAKIEAEHEADEQAVKDAGGLFVLATERHESRRIDNQLRGRSGRQGDPGRSAFFLSLEDDLMRIFGSERLEKVLSTLGMQEGEAIVHPWVNKSLERAQAKVEGRNFDIRKQLLKFDDVMNDQRKAIFGQRLEIMEAEDLSEIAGDMRHQVIDDLVDQYMPPKTYADQWDTHGLQAAVIEDLGFEEPIVDWAAEEGVDDDLIRERLYDASDAFMAKKAVDFGPETMRSIEKQLILQTIDSKWREHLLTLDHLRSVVGFRGYAQRDPLNEYKTEAFQLFESLLDGLRSDVTKKLSQIRPMSEEEQQAMMQQMLQQQQALAQAAEVSENAAEGFDESDPTTWGKPSRNDPCPCGSGKKFKHCHGRLA
- a CDS encoding peptidylprolyl isomerase, with the translated sequence MIYRHAAAFGFALSLTLGAPAFAQETATDDAMPKVEVQADTVLATVNGEQITVAHVIAARQGLAQQFQQLPDDVLFPGLVEQLIQQTVLGQAVDEVSRRNAVILENTRREMAAAEKVDDIVADAVTDEALQAAYDAQYADAEPSKEFSAAHILVATEDEAKDLITKLEGGADFAELAKEFSTGPSGPGGGDLGWFGPGMMVKPFEDAVFALETGAVSAPVQTQFGWHVVKLNDTRMVGAPELDDVRAELATQIENDAVDTALQALLDGATIERTELEGIDPAVSRDMTLLDN
- the argJ gene encoding bifunctional glutamate N-acetyltransferase/amino-acid acetyltransferase ArgJ — protein: MGKTAKIKKLKKKVSKLKAKLAAAQDHTHKVSPLAPASFPDLPVIAGARFSAVKAGVKYKDRLDVMLAELQAGSTVAGVFTKSATRSAPVLDCQAKLGGASDKGAAFLVNAGNSNAFTGATGDGSVAAITSAVAGALDVPQDRVFTASTGVIGEPLPHDRITAKIDELKGLLVPDAMQDAAQAIRTTDTFPKGAKAEVKIGDRIVHIAGFAKGSGMIAPDMATMLVFIFTDAKIAQEDLQAMLSDLNEDSFNAITVDSDTSTSDTLLLAATGASGVDVDQNNTAFRTALNDVMLDLAHQVVRDGEGATKFVEVRVTGAKSDAEAKIHALSIANSPLVKTAVAGEDPNWGRVVMAIGKSGAYADRDLLTIRFGDILVAEKGWVSPDYQEEAGATYMKQDDLLIDVDLGVGDGQATVWTCDLTHAYIQINADYRS
- the mutT gene encoding 8-oxo-dGTP diphosphatase MutT; translation: MKTILVSAVALIDPDGRVLLAQRPEGKSMAGLWEFPGGKIEPGETPEAALVRELHEELGIDTWSSCLAPLSFASHSYDDFHLLMPLFACRKWNGTPTPREGQVLKWARVNQLRDFPMPPADVPLIPILRDLL